From a single Carassius carassius chromosome 8, fCarCar2.1, whole genome shotgun sequence genomic region:
- the LOC132144640 gene encoding transmembrane protein 170B-like isoform X1, protein MCPPSSVRYLSKRAALQPPSANMNKDYSINLSVQQVLSLWVQGTVPTLQHFTGRLRSHEEKDPVKRVHVSHPAARTRLSTPADTSIPSEQEMWYWVFLWCLFSSLFVHGAVGLLMCVTLQRHKRGRLITVVLISVGFLASLTGGVITSAAVAGVYRLAGKDMAPLEALVFGVGQTAFTVIISFSRILATL, encoded by the exons ATGTGTCCCCCATCCTCGGTCAGATATCTGAGCAAGAGGGCCGCGCTCCAGCCGCCCAGCGCGAACATGAATAAGGATTATTCCATTAATCTATCGGTGCAGCAAGTGCTCAGCCTGTGGGTCCAAGGCACGGTACCGACCCTACAGCACTTTACAGGTAGGCTACGTTCACACGAGGAGAAAGACCCGGTGAAACGGGTTCATGTGTCTCATCCAGCCGCGCGCACACGCCTCTCCACACCGGCAGACACGAGCATCCCATCTGAACAAG AAATGTGGTACTGGGTCTTCCTGTGGTGTCTATTTTCGTCTCTGTTCGTTCACGGTGCCGTGGGTCTGCTGATGTGTGTGACTCTACAGCGTCATAAGAGAGGACGGCTCATCACAGTGGTGCTCATCAGTGTGGGGTTCCTGGCCTCTCTCACCGGCGGGGTCATCACAA GTGCAGCAGTGGCAGGTGTGTACCGATTGGCAGGGAAGGACATGGCTCCTCTTGAAGCTCTGGTGTTTGGGGTGGGCCAGACCGCTTTCACCGTCATCATCTCATTCTCACGCATCTTGGCCACTCTTTAA
- the LOC132144640 gene encoding transmembrane protein 170B-like isoform X2, which translates to MCPPSSVRYLSKRAALQPPSANMNKDYSINLSVQQVLSLWVQGTVPTLQHFTEMWYWVFLWCLFSSLFVHGAVGLLMCVTLQRHKRGRLITVVLISVGFLASLTGGVITSAAVAGVYRLAGKDMAPLEALVFGVGQTAFTVIISFSRILATL; encoded by the exons ATGTGTCCCCCATCCTCGGTCAGATATCTGAGCAAGAGGGCCGCGCTCCAGCCGCCCAGCGCGAACATGAATAAGGATTATTCCATTAATCTATCGGTGCAGCAAGTGCTCAGCCTGTGGGTCCAAGGCACGGTACCGACCCTACAGCACTTTACAG AAATGTGGTACTGGGTCTTCCTGTGGTGTCTATTTTCGTCTCTGTTCGTTCACGGTGCCGTGGGTCTGCTGATGTGTGTGACTCTACAGCGTCATAAGAGAGGACGGCTCATCACAGTGGTGCTCATCAGTGTGGGGTTCCTGGCCTCTCTCACCGGCGGGGTCATCACAA GTGCAGCAGTGGCAGGTGTGTACCGATTGGCAGGGAAGGACATGGCTCCTCTTGAAGCTCTGGTGTTTGGGGTGGGCCAGACCGCTTTCACCGTCATCATCTCATTCTCACGCATCTTGGCCACTCTTTAA